The window ACTCCGAGAAACTTCGCTGTGGCCGGCATCAACTGCATGATTCCGCACGCGCCCGCCGTGGAGACGGTGTCCGGTTTGAAGGAAGATTCACGGAAGGCGACGGCGGTCACGAGGCGAGGGTCGACGCCATGTTCTCTCGATGCGTCGCGGATGGCTTTCGCGATGTCCGCGGGCGCCTTGGTCTGAACTTCGGCGTTCCCGTTGTAGACGACGGTGCCGTAGCTGCGGAACCGGATCGAGCGGGAGGCGGCGATTCTGGTGAGCTGGCGCTCGATGTGACCGTCGACCTCGTACGCCCTGACGCTCTCCTTATCGTTGGTGAGGACGACACGCCCGTTGGATCGAAGGCCCGCACCTTTTGCCTCTGAAGCCGTGAAGATACGCTGCCCCTCGGCGGACCCTGCTGCGAGGGTCGCGATGGCGAGCGTGGTCAGGAACAGTGGGCGCATGGTGACTCGGTCTCCGGATTGAATATGATGGCAGCTCGATCGACACTCGGCAAGTCGAAAATATTCTCGAGGAGGGCTGGATGCTCCGGAAAACTACTCTCATCGCAGCACTTGTGGCGCTGGCCGCTGCCTGCGTCACTCCGGGCTCCGACGTGAGACAGGTGGACGAAATCAACCAGACGGAGAGCTACGACCTCCTCGTGAAGAACGCAACGATCGTTCAGGGCGCCGCCCTGCCCGTGATCCGGAACGGCTTTCTCGGGGTCCGTGATGGGCGCGTGGCCTTCGTGGGGAGCTCGGAGGTCAGCGGGGAATCGACGCTCGACGCGGGCGGAAACGTCGTGCTTCCCGGCCTGATCGACGCGCATGCGCACATCGCGGGTCTCGGAGCGGCTCTCGATTCGGTCGATCTCGTAGGAACGGAGTCGTGGGAGGAAGTGATCGACCGGCTTCGGGCGGAAGCCGACCGCAGGCCGGATGGTGAATGGATCACCGGTCGGGGCTGGGATCAGAACGACTGGCCGGTCCAGGAGTTTCCGAATGCACGCGAGCTCGACGAGGCAATTCCCGATCATCCGGTCGTGATCACCCGCGTCGACGGCCATGCGCTGGTTGCAAATGCGGAGGCGCGACGGCTCGCCGGTGTGACCGAGCTCACGCAATCTCCCGACGGAGGAATGATTCTTCGGGACGCCGAGGGGAGGCAGACCGGCGTGTTCGTGGACAACGCGATGGGTCTGGTCCGGGGAGCGATTCCGGAGGCCTCGAGAGAAGTGAGGAAGAGACGTCTGCAGGAGGCAGCACTCGAGATTGCCCGGCATGGGATCACCGGAATGCACGATGCGGGAACCGACGGCGAGACGATCGAGCTGCTGCGGGAGCTCGACCGGGAGTCGAACCTCGCCATCCGCGTCTACGTCATGCTCACCGACAGCGAGCCGCTCCTCGAGACGTGGTTCTCGAAGGGACCACTGATCGACGACGGGCGGGTCACCGTCAGATCGGTCAAGCTCTATGCCGATGGGGCGCTCGGAAGCCGGGGGGCCGCTCTTCTGGAGCCGTACTCGGACGCGGATCACACCGGGTTGCTGACCACCTCGCGCGACCACATGGAAGAGGTGGCGAGACGAGCGAAGGCTGCGGGATTTCAGGTCGGCGCGCATGCGATCGGCGACGCGGGCGTGCGAACGGTGATCGAAGCGTTCGATCGCGCCGGAGTCGAGCCGCGTGACCGCTTCAGGATCGAGCATCTCCAGGTGATGGCGCTCGAGGACATCGGGCGGATTGCGGATCTCGGTCTGATCGCGTCGATGCAGCCGACGCACGCAACTTCCGACATGCCGTGGGCGGAGGCGCGAGTCGGTCCGGAGAGAATCGAAGGGGCGTATGCGTGGCGGAAGGTTCTCGATCGTGGCATTCCCCTCGCGCTCGGCTCCGACTTCCCGGTCGAGGAGGTGAGTCCGTTTCTGGGGCTGTACGCCGCGATCACGAGGCAGGATCTGGAGGGGCACCCGCCGGGTGGCTGGTATCCGGAGGAGAGACTGACGAGGCGGGAGGCGCTCGAAGGGTTTACCGAGGGCGCGGCCTTCGCGGCGTTCCAGGAAGACGAGCTCGGTACGCTCGAGCCGGGGAAACTGGCGGATTTCATCATCGTCGACCGCAACCCTCTCGAGGTCGATCCGGGCGAAGTTCCGGCGACTCGGGTTCTTTACACCGTGGTCGGCGGACGGGTCGAGGTCGTGGGCGGGAAGTGAACTTTCGCGTGAGACCTGGTCGATGGACGGCGCTCAGTTTCCGTCCACGCCTCCGCGACTTGTTTCACGTTCTTCGAGAACGTGCCGAATTCGCTCAGCTGGAACGGCGGGCGGCCGATCGAACGTACCGCGTGACCCGGATGAGTTGACGATCAGGCGGGTCGACGGGTGGTGCGGGGGCATTGCGAAAACCTTCTCCTTTTTCAGGCGACATCCGGGACGGACTCGAACAACAGTCGTCGAATATCGGTCTCCGGCGCCCGCTTGGACAAATACAGCATTTCGATCCCCACGACACGGTCCTGTTCGTCGTAATCCACGACGATGCCGGGCGAGACTTCCTCAGAACGGGCCGATGGTGCTTCACTCAACGTCAGGTAAAGCGCGTCGGCCTGCTGGTCCACTTTCAACTTCATGGGAGTGTCCTCCTTCGATCAAAGAATATCGTCACGATGTGTGGCGGTGTTCTCTTCCCGTTCACGACAACGCGCAATACACGGTTTCCAAACTCCGGAATGCGTGTCAGGCGATGCTCCAGGTCTGAATCCACCGGATCGGTTTCGGTCGTCTCCGGTGCGCTGAATGCCTGTTCCACCCAGGCGATCTGGATTTGGCGCTTCTCCAACGCGTCCCGGGCATGTTCCGTCAAAACGTAGTCCACGTGCCGGTCACTCCAGCTTCGATATTTTCATGCCCCGACCATGGTTCTTCCGTCGTGCGATCTCGTCGCTTTCATCAGCCTGCTTCATCGTTAGTCTCGACGGCCGAAGATCGATTCTACGTCACATGGAGCGTAGCTCATCCGGCTGCAAATCCCGAGTCCAGAAGTAAACCACAAAGCGAAGATCTGAACCGTCGGCGTCCGGTTGACCCTGGCAACCCCCTCATCCCGTATCCACGCTCCGTGGGTACGAAGTTTGGGCAACAGCCCGGTGATTTCGCCGGAGGTGCCATAGCTGATGCGCTGCCGGCAGGGTTTCTCGATTAAACTCGATGGTCTGGAGGACGCCATGAAAATCCGGTCCCTGTTTCTGATTCTGCTCCTGTCGTGCGTCGCGCTGATCGGCTGCCGCAGTTCGAGCTCCACGATGGACGCTTCAACCAGTTCAACGTTCAGTCCGCGCGAGCGGGCCGAGCTCGACGCTTACCTCGATCAGACCCGCGACATGTTTCTCAGGTCGGTCCAGGGGCTGACGGAAGAGCAGATTCATTGGAAGCCGTCTTCCGAGCGTTGGTCGATTGCGCAGGTTGCCGAGCACATTGCGGCGTCGGAGTCGATGATACGAGGTGCCATCGAAGGAGCGCTGGCGGCACCCGCATCGGCCGACATGCTCGTCGATGCGCAGAAAGAGACGATGATTCGGCAGATGGTGACGGACCGTTCGCAAACGTTCAATGCGCCCGAGCCACTTCAGCCGACCAATCGATACGGCAACTTCAGCGACACGATCGACGTTTTCAGAACCGAGCGGATGAAGACCGAGAGGCTGGCCCACGACGGCGGGAACCTGCGGCTCTACGCGGCCGAACATCCCGCCGGTGGCCCCGTCGATGCGGTCGGCTGGTTCTACTTTCTTTCGGGTCACACCGAACGGCACACGAAACAGATCGAAGAGCTGAAAGCGAGGCCCGACTTTCCGCGCGGCAGCTAGTGAGAGCTTAGAGGCGAAAGGCGCGACGAGGCCGGCGAACTACCGGGCCTCGAAGCGTCCCTTCGAATCAGGGAACAGGTGTGGCGTGTGAGCTCATCGTGGGGTCAGAACTGTGACGAATTGATTGTCGTTGGAGGTGGTGCTCACGAAGGCCCAGAGACCGACGCTCTCCTCCCCACTGATTTCGACTCTCAGCTGGTCCCATCCCTCCAGCTCCTGCAGAGCCGGGAGTGATATCTGGGCATAACCTGGGGTGTGGAACGGGTCGAGCGGAACAGGCGTCAACGTTACCGGGAAGTCAGTCAGAAGAACATCGGTGTCGTCATCGTTCAATTCGCGGTTGGGCAGGATTGCGTAGACCTTCACACGCGCCGATGTCGTCACCCCTCGTTCGAAGGTGTAGATCCTCAGCATCGATCGAAAGCCG is drawn from Acidobacteriota bacterium and contains these coding sequences:
- a CDS encoding amidohydrolase, with amino-acid sequence MLRKTTLIAALVALAAACVTPGSDVRQVDEINQTESYDLLVKNATIVQGAALPVIRNGFLGVRDGRVAFVGSSEVSGESTLDAGGNVVLPGLIDAHAHIAGLGAALDSVDLVGTESWEEVIDRLRAEADRRPDGEWITGRGWDQNDWPVQEFPNARELDEAIPDHPVVITRVDGHALVANAEARRLAGVTELTQSPDGGMILRDAEGRQTGVFVDNAMGLVRGAIPEASREVRKRRLQEAALEIARHGITGMHDAGTDGETIELLRELDRESNLAIRVYVMLTDSEPLLETWFSKGPLIDDGRVTVRSVKLYADGALGSRGAALLEPYSDADHTGLLTTSRDHMEEVARRAKAAGFQVGAHAIGDAGVRTVIEAFDRAGVEPRDRFRIEHLQVMALEDIGRIADLGLIASMQPTHATSDMPWAEARVGPERIEGAYAWRKVLDRGIPLALGSDFPVEEVSPFLGLYAAITRQDLEGHPPGGWYPEERLTRREALEGFTEGAAFAAFQEDELGTLEPGKLADFIIVDRNPLEVDPGEVPATRVLYTVVGGRVEVVGGK
- a CDS encoding DUF4258 domain-containing protein, yielding MDYVLTEHARDALEKRQIQIAWVEQAFSAPETTETDPVDSDLEHRLTRIPEFGNRVLRVVVNGKRTPPHIVTIFFDRRRTLP
- a CDS encoding DinB family protein translates to MKIRSLFLILLLSCVALIGCRSSSSTMDASTSSTFSPRERAELDAYLDQTRDMFLRSVQGLTEEQIHWKPSSERWSIAQVAEHIAASESMIRGAIEGALAAPASADMLVDAQKETMIRQMVTDRSQTFNAPEPLQPTNRYGNFSDTIDVFRTERMKTERLAHDGGNLRLYAAEHPAGGPVDAVGWFYFLSGHTERHTKQIEELKARPDFPRGS
- a CDS encoding DUF2283 domain-containing protein encodes the protein MKLKVDQQADALYLTLSEAPSARSEEVSPGIVVDYDEQDRVVGIEMLYLSKRAPETDIRRLLFESVPDVA
- a CDS encoding transglycosylase SLT domain-containing protein, whose protein sequence is MRPLFLTTLAIATLAAGSAEGQRIFTASEAKGAGLRSNGRVVLTNDKESVRAYEVDGHIERQLTRIAASRSIRFRSYGTVVYNGNAEVQTKAPADIAKAIRDASREHGVDPRLVTAVAFRESSFKPDTVSTAGACGIMQLMPATAKFLGVEDIFDVEQNIDGGVRYLRMLLESFGGDLELTLAAYNAGPGAVERYRGIPPYSETVNYVRNVKGDYERALKISS